A portion of the Lolium rigidum isolate FL_2022 chromosome 1, APGP_CSIRO_Lrig_0.1, whole genome shotgun sequence genome contains these proteins:
- the LOC124682696 gene encoding probable NEDD8-conjugating enzyme Ubc12-like, producing the protein MINLFKIKGQKKEDAASTNGKPVAKKQSPGELRLHKDIAELNLPKTTKISFPQGKDDLMNFEVTIRPDEGYYVGGKFAFTFQVAPAYPHEPPKVKCKTKVYHPNIDLEGNVCLNILREDWKPVLNINTIVYGLNLLFSQPNEEDPLNHEAAAVLRDNPQKFAKNVQRAMAGGFVDEIQFPRCM; encoded by the exons ATGATAAACCTTTTCAAGATAAAGGGGCAAAAGAAGGAAGATGCAGCAAGTACAAATGGAAAGCCTGTTGCCAAGAAGCAAAGTCCAGGGGAGTTGCGTCTCCATAAAG ATATTGCTGAACTCAACCTTCCGAAAACAACCAAAATTTCTTTTCCTCAAGGCAAGGATGATCTGATGAACTTTGAGGTTACCATCCGACCTGATGAAGGATACTATGT GGGTGGTAAGTTTGCTTTTACCTTCCAAGTTGCTCCTGCTTACCCACACGAACCACCCAAAGTCAAGTGCAAGACTAAG GTTTACCATCCTAATATTGACCTGGAGGGGAATGTCTGCCTTAACATTCTACGTGAAGATTGGAAGCCTGTCCTCAATATCAACACCATCGTATATGGCTTGAATCTTCTTTTCTCA CAACCTAACGAGGAGGACCCCCTGAATCATGAGGCAGCAGCTGTTCTTCGGGACAACCCACAGAAGTTTGCAAAAAATGTCCAGAGGGCGATGGCTGGAGGCTTTGTTGATGAAATCCAGTTCCCTAGGTGCATGTAA